In a genomic window of Vigna angularis cultivar LongXiaoDou No.4 chromosome 6, ASM1680809v1, whole genome shotgun sequence:
- the LOC108343237 gene encoding actin-related protein 2/3 complex subunit 1B isoform X1, translating to MAVTAVHQFAQCITCHAWSADQSMVALCPNNNEVHIYRLVEEKWEKVYVLQKHDQVISSMDWSARSNKIVTASHDRNSYVWNLEASEWVPTLVILRLNRAALCVQWSPKENKFAVGSGAKTTCICYYEQDNNWWVSKLIRKKHNSSVTSVSWHPDNILLATTSTDGKCRVFSTFIKGVDAKDSKKGTSPDTKFGELIVQLDLSSSWTFGVKWSPSGNTLAYVGHNSMIYFVDDVGPSPLAQNVVFRDLPLRDVLFVSERKVIGVGFDCNPMVFAADERGIWSFVRYLGERKAVSSGSRYGSQFSEAFVKFYGQSKQGLNNDAVETSRTRGTVHENCINCIMPLGEHGKMIRRFSTSGLDGRIAVWDLENEQDLFE from the exons ATGGCGGTTACGGCGGTTCACCAATTCGCGCAATGCATCACTTGCCACGCCTGGAGCGCTGATCAATCTA TGGTTGCTTTATGTCCAAACAATAATGAAGTGCACATCTATAGGTTGGTTgaagaaaaatgggaaaaggTGTATGTTCTTCAAAAG CATGACCAGGTAATTTCTTCAATGGACTGGAGTGCAAGATCAAATAAAATAGTTACTGCATCCCATGATCGGAATTC ATATGTTTGGAACCTTGAAGCATCAGAATGGGTGCCAACTCTTGTTATCCTTAGACTAAACCGTGCTGCTCTTTGTGTTCAGTGGAGTCCGAAAG AAAACAAATTTGCAGTGGGAAGTGGAGCCAAAACTACTTGTATATGTTACTATGAACAGGACAACAACTG GTGGGTCAGCAAACTCATCAGGAAAAAACACAATTCTTCGGTGACAAGTGTTTCTTGGCATCCAGATAAT ATTCTTCTTGCGACAACATCCACAGATGGAAAATGCCGAGTATTCTCCACATTTATTAAAGGCGTTGATGCAAA GGATTCAAAAAAAGGTACTTCACCAGATACAAAATTTGGAGAG CTGATTGTTCAGCTTGATCTCTCTTCATCTTGGACATTTGGAGTCAAGTGGTCGCCAAGTGGCAATACTCTAGCATATGTAG GTCACAATTCTATGATATATTTTGTTGATGATGTTGGTCCTTCTCCTTTGGCCCAAAATGTTGTGTTCCGTGATTTGCCCCTCCGTGAT GTACTCTTTGTTTCTGAGAGAAAAGTGATcggtgtaggatttgattgcaATCCAATGGTTTTTGCGGCAGATGAAAGGGGAATTTG GAGTTTTGTCAGATATCTGGGAGAACGGAAAGCAGTATCTTCTGGATCAAGATATGGTTCACAG TTCTCTGAGGCATTTGTGAAGTTTTATGGCCAATCAAAGCAAGGATTGAACAATGATGCAGTTGAAACTTCAAGAACTCGTGGAACTGTTCATGAGAACTGCATAAA TTGTATTATGCCACTTGGGGAACATGGCAAAATGATAAGGCGTTTCAGCACATCAG GATTGGATGGAAGAATTGCTGTATGGGATTTGGAAAATGAACAAGACCTGTTTGAATGA
- the LOC108343237 gene encoding actin-related protein 2/3 complex subunit 1B isoform X2 gives MAVTAVHQFAQCITCHAWSADQSSWLKKNGKRCMFFKRYVWNLEASEWVPTLVILRLNRAALCVQWSPKENKFAVGSGAKTTCICYYEQDNNWWVSKLIRKKHNSSVTSVSWHPDNILLATTSTDGKCRVFSTFIKGVDAKDSKKGTSPDTKFGELIVQLDLSSSWTFGVKWSPSGNTLAYVGHNSMIYFVDDVGPSPLAQNVVFRDLPLRDVLFVSERKVIGVGFDCNPMVFAADERGIWSFVRYLGERKAVSSGSRYGSQFSEAFVKFYGQSKQGLNNDAVETSRTRGTVHENCINCIMPLGEHGKMIRRFSTSGLDGRIAVWDLENEQDLFE, from the exons ATGGCGGTTACGGCGGTTCACCAATTCGCGCAATGCATCACTTGCCACGCCTGGAGCGCTGATCAATCTA GTTGGTTgaagaaaaatgggaaaaggTGTATGTTCTTCAAAAG ATATGTTTGGAACCTTGAAGCATCAGAATGGGTGCCAACTCTTGTTATCCTTAGACTAAACCGTGCTGCTCTTTGTGTTCAGTGGAGTCCGAAAG AAAACAAATTTGCAGTGGGAAGTGGAGCCAAAACTACTTGTATATGTTACTATGAACAGGACAACAACTG GTGGGTCAGCAAACTCATCAGGAAAAAACACAATTCTTCGGTGACAAGTGTTTCTTGGCATCCAGATAAT ATTCTTCTTGCGACAACATCCACAGATGGAAAATGCCGAGTATTCTCCACATTTATTAAAGGCGTTGATGCAAA GGATTCAAAAAAAGGTACTTCACCAGATACAAAATTTGGAGAG CTGATTGTTCAGCTTGATCTCTCTTCATCTTGGACATTTGGAGTCAAGTGGTCGCCAAGTGGCAATACTCTAGCATATGTAG GTCACAATTCTATGATATATTTTGTTGATGATGTTGGTCCTTCTCCTTTGGCCCAAAATGTTGTGTTCCGTGATTTGCCCCTCCGTGAT GTACTCTTTGTTTCTGAGAGAAAAGTGATcggtgtaggatttgattgcaATCCAATGGTTTTTGCGGCAGATGAAAGGGGAATTTG GAGTTTTGTCAGATATCTGGGAGAACGGAAAGCAGTATCTTCTGGATCAAGATATGGTTCACAG TTCTCTGAGGCATTTGTGAAGTTTTATGGCCAATCAAAGCAAGGATTGAACAATGATGCAGTTGAAACTTCAAGAACTCGTGGAACTGTTCATGAGAACTGCATAAA TTGTATTATGCCACTTGGGGAACATGGCAAAATGATAAGGCGTTTCAGCACATCAG GATTGGATGGAAGAATTGCTGTATGGGATTTGGAAAATGAACAAGACCTGTTTGAATGA
- the LOC108343237 gene encoding actin-related protein 2/3 complex subunit 1B isoform X3 — protein MKCTSIGWLKKNGKRCMFFKRYVWNLEASEWVPTLVILRLNRAALCVQWSPKENKFAVGSGAKTTCICYYEQDNNWWVSKLIRKKHNSSVTSVSWHPDNILLATTSTDGKCRVFSTFIKGVDAKDSKKGTSPDTKFGELIVQLDLSSSWTFGVKWSPSGNTLAYVGHNSMIYFVDDVGPSPLAQNVVFRDLPLRDVLFVSERKVIGVGFDCNPMVFAADERGIWSFVRYLGERKAVSSGSRYGSQFSEAFVKFYGQSKQGLNNDAVETSRTRGTVHENCINCIMPLGEHGKMIRRFSTSGLDGRIAVWDLENEQDLFE, from the exons ATGAAGTGCACATCTATAGGTTGGTTgaagaaaaatgggaaaaggTGTATGTTCTTCAAAAG ATATGTTTGGAACCTTGAAGCATCAGAATGGGTGCCAACTCTTGTTATCCTTAGACTAAACCGTGCTGCTCTTTGTGTTCAGTGGAGTCCGAAAG AAAACAAATTTGCAGTGGGAAGTGGAGCCAAAACTACTTGTATATGTTACTATGAACAGGACAACAACTG GTGGGTCAGCAAACTCATCAGGAAAAAACACAATTCTTCGGTGACAAGTGTTTCTTGGCATCCAGATAAT ATTCTTCTTGCGACAACATCCACAGATGGAAAATGCCGAGTATTCTCCACATTTATTAAAGGCGTTGATGCAAA GGATTCAAAAAAAGGTACTTCACCAGATACAAAATTTGGAGAG CTGATTGTTCAGCTTGATCTCTCTTCATCTTGGACATTTGGAGTCAAGTGGTCGCCAAGTGGCAATACTCTAGCATATGTAG GTCACAATTCTATGATATATTTTGTTGATGATGTTGGTCCTTCTCCTTTGGCCCAAAATGTTGTGTTCCGTGATTTGCCCCTCCGTGAT GTACTCTTTGTTTCTGAGAGAAAAGTGATcggtgtaggatttgattgcaATCCAATGGTTTTTGCGGCAGATGAAAGGGGAATTTG GAGTTTTGTCAGATATCTGGGAGAACGGAAAGCAGTATCTTCTGGATCAAGATATGGTTCACAG TTCTCTGAGGCATTTGTGAAGTTTTATGGCCAATCAAAGCAAGGATTGAACAATGATGCAGTTGAAACTTCAAGAACTCGTGGAACTGTTCATGAGAACTGCATAAA TTGTATTATGCCACTTGGGGAACATGGCAAAATGATAAGGCGTTTCAGCACATCAG GATTGGATGGAAGAATTGCTGTATGGGATTTGGAAAATGAACAAGACCTGTTTGAATGA
- the LOC108343237 gene encoding actin-related protein 2/3 complex subunit 1B isoform X4, with product MDWSARSNKIVTASHDRNSYVWNLEASEWVPTLVILRLNRAALCVQWSPKENKFAVGSGAKTTCICYYEQDNNWWVSKLIRKKHNSSVTSVSWHPDNILLATTSTDGKCRVFSTFIKGVDAKDSKKGTSPDTKFGELIVQLDLSSSWTFGVKWSPSGNTLAYVGHNSMIYFVDDVGPSPLAQNVVFRDLPLRDVLFVSERKVIGVGFDCNPMVFAADERGIWSFVRYLGERKAVSSGSRYGSQFSEAFVKFYGQSKQGLNNDAVETSRTRGTVHENCINCIMPLGEHGKMIRRFSTSGLDGRIAVWDLENEQDLFE from the exons ATGGACTGGAGTGCAAGATCAAATAAAATAGTTACTGCATCCCATGATCGGAATTC ATATGTTTGGAACCTTGAAGCATCAGAATGGGTGCCAACTCTTGTTATCCTTAGACTAAACCGTGCTGCTCTTTGTGTTCAGTGGAGTCCGAAAG AAAACAAATTTGCAGTGGGAAGTGGAGCCAAAACTACTTGTATATGTTACTATGAACAGGACAACAACTG GTGGGTCAGCAAACTCATCAGGAAAAAACACAATTCTTCGGTGACAAGTGTTTCTTGGCATCCAGATAAT ATTCTTCTTGCGACAACATCCACAGATGGAAAATGCCGAGTATTCTCCACATTTATTAAAGGCGTTGATGCAAA GGATTCAAAAAAAGGTACTTCACCAGATACAAAATTTGGAGAG CTGATTGTTCAGCTTGATCTCTCTTCATCTTGGACATTTGGAGTCAAGTGGTCGCCAAGTGGCAATACTCTAGCATATGTAG GTCACAATTCTATGATATATTTTGTTGATGATGTTGGTCCTTCTCCTTTGGCCCAAAATGTTGTGTTCCGTGATTTGCCCCTCCGTGAT GTACTCTTTGTTTCTGAGAGAAAAGTGATcggtgtaggatttgattgcaATCCAATGGTTTTTGCGGCAGATGAAAGGGGAATTTG GAGTTTTGTCAGATATCTGGGAGAACGGAAAGCAGTATCTTCTGGATCAAGATATGGTTCACAG TTCTCTGAGGCATTTGTGAAGTTTTATGGCCAATCAAAGCAAGGATTGAACAATGATGCAGTTGAAACTTCAAGAACTCGTGGAACTGTTCATGAGAACTGCATAAA TTGTATTATGCCACTTGGGGAACATGGCAAAATGATAAGGCGTTTCAGCACATCAG GATTGGATGGAAGAATTGCTGTATGGGATTTGGAAAATGAACAAGACCTGTTTGAATGA